A genomic stretch from Erigeron canadensis isolate Cc75 chromosome 9, C_canadensis_v1, whole genome shotgun sequence includes:
- the LOC122583237 gene encoding uncharacterized protein LOC122583237, with translation MTRGEKKDDVMMIKKKKKVKKKKMVWGTWEELILGGAVIRHGTDDWDVISSELQTRTLFPFHFTPQYSPSYRVLLHWSPAEACKARYEDLQKRYTGCKYWYNELRERRVAELKRELEKSQESIGFLISKLESLKAEKRNGDQIDYDSSQTESPPQTFPKTMGVKIKTTLKQGLKHEIDLSAVNFTQELDTNAPPKSQNPSVGSFQDTEVKLEVPESADTTIEVSNDKGGMIKKRRGKRKRKDGSWDVKEGIVESDNLGSSRQNETSTSGCGRTALSSSADLQNREPCKGPGSDDLVGIFNSVTENQFALVFRRRLDSQKRARYRKTIRQHMDLDTIKSRIANCCIKSSQELFRDLLLIANNALVFYSKRTREYKSALTLRGIVTEKYRQLCSDSSSSSGKRLSSILCFSSMSSPPVRPRSIRARAPCKPPKIVVKIPTGDPIVRPHGYLKLSSHSDSITSNHNDTERSKNSNVGRTKELNSDFTTMSNIDFTSKSNVGCTKKSNADFSNASEPRNVKKGLPRPRRVGGGGRGGKQPPAPRNSANRKRVHHK, from the exons ATGACACGTGGAGAAAAGAAGGATGACGTAATgatgataaaaaagaagaagaaggtgaagaagaagaagatggtgtGGGGCACGTGGGAAGAACTTATCCTTGGCGGTGCAGTTATTCGTCATGGAACAGATGATTGGGATGTTATTTCTTCGGAGCTCCAAACCCGAACCCTTTTTCCATTTCACTTTACCCCTCAg TACTCCCCAAGTTATCGAGTACTCTTACATTGGAGCCCAGCCGAG GCATGTAAAGCAAGGTACGAAGACCTGCAAAAACGTTATACAGGTTGCAA ATATTGGTATAATGAGCTTCGGGAACGTCGAGTTGCTGAACTGAAGCGAGAACTAGAGAAATCACAAGAATCAATTGG GTTTCTTATATCAAAGCTTGAAAGTCTCAAAGCTGAAAAGAGAAATGGTGATCAAATTGATTACGACTCAAGCCAAACTGAATCTCCGCCTCAAACTTTTCCAAAAACAATGGGGGTCAAGATCAAAACTACTCTTAAACAGGGATTGAAACATGAGATCGACTTATCAGCCGTAAATTTTACTCAAGAGCTTGACACAAACGCACCACCGAAATCTCAAAACCCTTCTGTAGGGTCATTTCAAGATACTGAAGTAAAATTAGAAGTACCTGAATCAGCTGACACAACGATTGAAGTTAGCAATGATAAAGGGGgaatgattaaaaaaagaagagggaaaagaaaaaggaaagatgGTAGTTGGGATGTGAAAGAAGGGATTGTAGAGAGTGATAATTTAGGTTCAAGTAGACAGAATGAGACTTCAACAAGTGGTTGCGGACGAACAGCGCTGTCTTCGAGTGCGGATCTGCAGAATAGAGAGCCTTGTAAAGGTCCGGGAAGTGATGATTTGGTGGGGATATTCAATTCTGTTACTGAGAACCAGTTTGCATTGGTCTTTAGACGCCGACTTGATAGTCAG AAGAGAGCACGGTATAGAAAAACCATCAGACAGCACATGGATCTTGACACGATAAAATCAAGAATTGCTAACTGCTGTATAAAGTCATCACAAGAACTCTTCAGAGATTTGTTGTTAATTGCCAATAACGCTCTTGTGTTTTACTCAAAAAGAACACGGGAGTACAAGTCAGCATTGACCCTTCGAGGCATTGTCACTGAAAAGTATAGACAGTTATGCAGCGATTCTAGCAGCAGTAGTGGCAAGCGATTATCATCTATCCTATGTTTTTCTTCAATGTCCAGTCCTCCAGTGAGGCCGCGAAGCATTAGGGCACGGGCCCCTTGTAAACCACCAAAGATTGTAGTCAAGATTCCCACTGGTGACCCGATAGTGCGTCCACATGGGTATTTGAAACTCAGCAGTCATTCTGATTCTATTACTTCGAATCATAATGACACTGAAAGGAGTAAAAACTCAAATGTTGGCCGTACTAAAGAGTTGAACAGTGACTTTACTACAATGTCGAACATTGACTTCACTTCAAAGTCAAATGTTGGTTGTACTAAAAAGTCAAACGCTGACTTTTCTAATGCTTCTGAACCGAGAAATGTAAAGAAAGGACTACCTCGGCCAAGAAGGGTAGGAGGTGGTGGCAGAGGTGGTAAACAACCACCAGCACCCAGAAATTCTGCAAATCGGAAAAGAGTTCATCATAAGTGA